A genomic window from Nosocomiicoccus massiliensis includes:
- the rseP gene encoding RIP metalloprotease RseP produces the protein MLVGILSFIVVFGVLVTVHELGHLYFAKRAGIYCPEFAIGMGPKLFSYSHNDTLYTIRLLPVGGYVRMASADMEVNPLNKGMSIALKLNDSNEITHVLLDDKHNFNDIEAVEVIDNDFVEKMTVTANRYSDNNIVTYTLAKTAYLVENGQLERIASYDERFESKTPWQRFLTLFAGPLFNFLLAFVLFIFLAYVVGKTVDTPTVGEVSEGSPAEKAGIVAGDEVKEVNGQVVSDWTEMTQTIAANGGEDKPITFKVENDGKVREVDIVPMIEETETPTGDVEKRLIIGVRQMMAEPKNIFEPILWGTERMIEVSTMLLTLLGQLFLSIFQGEFTFDMLNGPVGIYKVTESVAQLGIISLIAFTAMISVNLGVMNLLPIPALDGGRILFVLYEAIFRKPVNKKVAMNIQIAGVLFVIMIMILVTWNDIKVFFLGG, from the coding sequence TTATTTTCATACAGCCATAACGACACGTTATATACAATTCGTTTATTACCAGTCGGAGGATACGTTCGTATGGCAAGTGCGGATATGGAAGTGAACCCTTTAAACAAAGGGATGAGCATCGCACTAAAATTAAACGATTCAAACGAAATTACACACGTATTATTAGATGATAAACATAATTTTAACGACATCGAAGCGGTGGAAGTTATTGACAACGATTTTGTTGAGAAAATGACAGTGACAGCGAATCGCTATAGCGACAATAATATCGTCACGTACACGCTCGCAAAAACAGCGTATTTAGTAGAGAACGGACAATTAGAACGTATCGCAAGCTACGATGAGCGTTTTGAGTCAAAGACACCGTGGCAACGATTTTTAACATTGTTTGCGGGACCATTATTTAACTTCTTACTCGCATTTGTGTTATTTATCTTTTTAGCTTATGTTGTTGGTAAAACAGTCGATACACCGACTGTCGGTGAAGTATCTGAAGGGTCTCCAGCAGAAAAAGCTGGAATTGTCGCTGGTGACGAAGTGAAAGAAGTCAACGGTCAAGTCGTCAGTGACTGGACAGAAATGACACAAACAATCGCAGCAAACGGTGGAGAAGATAAACCGATTACGTTTAAAGTTGAAAACGACGGTAAGGTACGTGAAGTTGACATCGTACCGATGATTGAAGAAACAGAGACACCAACCGGTGACGTTGAGAAACGTTTAATTATCGGTGTGCGTCAAATGATGGCAGAACCTAAAAATATTTTCGAACCGATACTTTGGGGAACTGAAAGAATGATTGAAGTGAGTACGATGTTACTTACATTACTCGGTCAACTATTCTTATCGATATTCCAAGGTGAGTTTACATTTGATATGTTAAACGGACCCGTCGGTATTTATAAAGTGACAGAATCCGTCGCGCAGCTCGGCATTATTAGTTTAATCGCATTTACTGCGATGATTAGTGTAAACTTAGGGGTAATGAACTTATTACCAATTCCAGCACTTGACGGCGGAAGAATATTATTCGTCTTATACGAAGCGATATTTAGAAAACCGGTAAATAAAAAGGTTGCAATGAATATTCAAATTGCTGGTGTATTATTCGTTATAATGATTATGATCTTAGTGACATGGAATGACATCAAAGTATTTTTCTTAGGGGGATAA